From the genome of Thermococcus chitonophagus, one region includes:
- a CDS encoding alpha/beta hydrolase — protein sequence MIFKAKFGEPKKGWVVIVHGLGEHSGRYAKLVEMLVERGFAVYTFDWPGHGKSSGKRGHTSVEEAMEIIDEIIEEIGEKPFLFGHSLGGLTVIRYAETRPEKVRGVIASSPALAKSPNTPGFLVALAKFLGVVAPGITFSNGINPSLLSRNKDAVRRYIEDPLVHDKITAKLGRSIFINMELAHKEAKKIKVPILLLVGTQDVITPPEGARKLFEKLRVEDKDIREFKGAYHEIFEDPEWGEEFHRVIVEWLEKRS from the coding sequence ATGATATTCAAGGCCAAGTTTGGGGAGCCTAAGAAGGGATGGGTAGTTATAGTGCATGGCCTAGGAGAGCACAGCGGGAGGTACGCGAAGCTCGTTGAGATGCTAGTTGAGAGGGGCTTTGCGGTATATACATTCGACTGGCCTGGGCATGGAAAGAGTTCAGGGAAGAGAGGACACACAAGTGTTGAGGAGGCAATGGAGATAATTGACGAAATTATTGAGGAGATCGGGGAAAAGCCGTTTCTATTTGGGCACAGCTTAGGCGGGCTAACTGTCATAAGGTACGCAGAAACAAGGCCCGAGAAAGTGAGGGGAGTTATAGCTTCTTCACCGGCGTTGGCAAAGAGTCCAAATACCCCAGGATTCCTAGTTGCGTTGGCGAAGTTCTTAGGTGTGGTGGCCCCAGGAATTACGTTTTCTAATGGGATCAACCCGAGCTTACTCTCAAGGAACAAAGATGCAGTGAGGAGGTACATAGAAGATCCCTTAGTTCACGACAAGATAACGGCGAAGCTTGGAAGGAGCATATTCATAAACATGGAGCTTGCCCATAAGGAGGCCAAGAAAATCAAAGTGCCAATCCTACTCTTAGTAGGAACCCAAGACGTCATAACGCCCCCCGAAGGAGCCAGAAAATTGTTTGAGAAACTTAGAGTCGAAGACAAAGATATTAGAGAATTCAAGGGAGCTTACCATGAGATATTTGAGGATCCAGAGTGGGGAGAAGAATTCCATAGGGTGATAGTGGAGTGGCTGGAGAAGCGCAGTTGA
- a CDS encoding zinc ribbon domain-containing protein — protein MEERRHLKCPLCGGTSFRVEEGKLDSKWGFTAHKVKIVICENCGYVMLFYKGRTIWDFD, from the coding sequence GTGGAAGAGAGAAGACATCTAAAATGTCCCCTCTGCGGGGGAACTAGCTTCAGGGTCGAGGAAGGAAAGCTCGACAGCAAGTGGGGATTTACAGCCCATAAAGTAAAGATAGTTATCTGCGAAAACTGCGGCTACGTGATGCTATTCTACAAAGGAAGGACTATATGGGACTTCGACTGA
- a CDS encoding ATP-binding protein — MFFNREKELEELERLTRNEPNLITFVYGPINSGKTSLMLKFTKRVKREHVPFYINLRRSPVASYDDFLEILFSIDFEDRVNVSEITSLAVSMAGELFGIPIPRDILEKIRKEKRPKNAFEYVARVLEGVKRKGKMPILILDELQVIKDLKVNGPLIYELFNFFIHLTKEVHLAHVFVVTSDSLFIEKVYNETMLQGRSRYFLVDDFDKKTTIEFLTMNGFTKEEGELVWSYIGGKPALLVEAVNNREKLKEWLETILRLSTYRVKALLKEKEEYREVLEKFIEEEEMPFEGYIEEEIRELIQANILFLDPLKGVIRPQGRLELLAIREALR; from the coding sequence ATGTTTTTTAACAGGGAAAAGGAGCTAGAAGAGCTTGAGAGGTTAACTAGGAATGAACCCAACTTGATAACCTTCGTCTATGGTCCAATAAACTCTGGGAAAACATCCCTAATGCTAAAATTCACGAAGAGGGTAAAAAGAGAGCATGTTCCCTTTTACATAAACCTCAGAAGATCCCCAGTTGCAAGCTACGATGACTTCCTTGAAATTTTATTCTCCATAGACTTTGAGGATAGGGTGAACGTTAGCGAGATAACATCATTAGCTGTCTCAATGGCGGGGGAGCTGTTCGGAATACCCATTCCGAGAGATATTCTTGAAAAGATAAGGAAGGAAAAGAGGCCGAAGAATGCATTTGAGTACGTTGCTAGGGTTCTTGAGGGTGTAAAAAGAAAAGGAAAGATGCCAATTTTGATTCTCGACGAACTGCAGGTGATAAAAGATCTAAAGGTCAACGGGCCTCTGATATATGAGCTCTTCAACTTCTTCATTCACCTGACTAAAGAAGTTCATCTTGCTCACGTTTTCGTAGTAACAAGCGACAGCCTCTTTATCGAAAAGGTTTACAATGAGACGATGCTCCAGGGGAGATCAAGGTACTTCTTAGTTGATGACTTCGATAAGAAAACGACGATAGAGTTTCTCACTATGAACGGCTTCACAAAAGAAGAAGGTGAGCTCGTCTGGAGTTACATCGGAGGAAAACCTGCCTTGCTCGTCGAAGCGGTAAACAACAGGGAAAAGTTGAAAGAATGGTTAGAGACAATACTGAGGCTCTCAACGTACAGAGTTAAGGCCCTATTAAAGGAGAAAGAGGAATACAGAGAAGTCCTAGAAAAGTTCATAGAGGAGGAAGAGATGCCCTTCGAAGGTTACATTGAAGAGGAAATTAGAGAGCTAATTCAGGCAAATATCCTATTCTTGGATCCATTAAAAGGGGTAATAAGGCCCCAGGGAAGGCTCGAACTTTTGGCGATAAGGGAGGCTCTCAGATAG
- a CDS encoding adenylosuccinate synthetase, with product MPSMIVVGGQWGDEGKGSIIAYLALHDEPEIIARGGVGTNAGHSVFINGKKYAVRQLPTGFMQRKARLLVGAGVLVDPEVFFHELEHLKDFNVKERVGIDYRCAIIEPKHKELDRSNGYLHGKIGTTGSGCGPANADRVMRKAKQAKDIKELEPYLTDVAAEVNDALDEGALVLVEGTQGFGLSLYYGTYPYVTSKDVSASSIAADVGIGPTRVDEVIVVFKSFPTRVGAGPFPTEMPMEEADRLGLVEYGTVTGRRRRVGWFDFEMARYSARVNGATMLAVTMLDKYDKEAFGVTDYDKLPRKAKEFIEEIEEKVGVPVGLIKTGPELEHIIDRRDTI from the coding sequence ATGCCAAGCATGATAGTTGTTGGTGGTCAATGGGGAGATGAGGGTAAGGGTTCAATAATAGCCTACCTCGCCCTGCATGACGAGCCTGAAATCATAGCGAGGGGCGGTGTTGGAACGAACGCTGGACACAGCGTTTTTATAAACGGAAAGAAATACGCTGTAAGGCAACTTCCCACAGGGTTTATGCAGAGGAAGGCAAGGCTTTTGGTTGGTGCCGGAGTTTTGGTAGATCCTGAGGTTTTCTTCCATGAGCTTGAGCATCTCAAGGACTTCAACGTCAAGGAGAGGGTTGGCATTGACTACCGCTGTGCAATAATCGAGCCGAAGCACAAGGAACTCGACAGGAGCAATGGATACCTCCACGGGAAGATAGGAACCACGGGCTCGGGTTGCGGCCCCGCAAATGCCGATAGGGTTATGAGGAAGGCTAAACAGGCAAAGGACATCAAAGAGCTCGAGCCCTACTTAACGGATGTTGCTGCTGAGGTGAATGATGCTCTTGATGAGGGTGCTTTGGTTTTAGTGGAGGGAACCCAGGGATTTGGCCTGAGCCTATACTACGGAACCTATCCGTACGTGACCTCCAAGGATGTTTCTGCCTCTTCGATAGCTGCGGATGTAGGAATAGGGCCGACGAGGGTTGATGAGGTTATAGTAGTGTTCAAGAGCTTCCCTACTAGGGTTGGTGCCGGCCCCTTCCCAACGGAGATGCCCATGGAGGAAGCTGATAGGCTTGGCTTGGTTGAGTACGGAACCGTTACTGGAAGAAGGAGGAGGGTGGGCTGGTTTGACTTTGAGATGGCCCGCTACTCCGCGAGGGTCAACGGGGCAACGATGCTTGCTGTTACAATGCTCGACAAGTACGATAAGGAGGCATTTGGTGTTACGGACTACGACAAGCTCCCAAGGAAGGCTAAAGAGTTCATCGAGGAGATAGAGGAGAAAGTTGGTGTTCCAGTTGGGTTGATAAAGACCGGCCCGGAGCTTGAGCACATAATAGACAGGAGAGACACTATCTGA